The proteins below come from a single Tissierella sp. MB52-C2 genomic window:
- the trpA gene encoding tryptophan synthase subunit alpha, with amino-acid sequence MCWRNWKMDSRIERKFNQIKEQNRKALITYITLGDPSLDKTIELVLEMEKAGADIVELGIPYSDPLADGPVIQRASSRALSQNINMESIFSMVSTLRIKTEIPLVFLVYYNTVFSYGVKKILNKCKKCGIDGLIIPDLPLEERKILNEMIKDYSMDLIALVAPTSHSRIESIVKEGRGFIYCISSKGVTGTRENFDEGLENFIKEVRKYSKIPLAIGFGISDAESLRKLKSLADGLIVGSAIVKEIEKGIESGNSERRVYEFVKSLKEAIDE; translated from the coding sequence ATGTGTTGGAGGAACTGGAAGATGGACAGTAGAATAGAAAGGAAGTTTAACCAAATTAAGGAACAAAATAGAAAAGCTTTAATAACTTATATTACTTTGGGAGATCCTTCTTTGGATAAAACCATAGAATTAGTTTTGGAAATGGAAAAAGCAGGAGCTGACATTGTTGAATTAGGAATTCCATACTCAGATCCCCTAGCAGACGGACCTGTTATACAAAGAGCTTCATCAAGGGCCTTAAGTCAAAATATTAATATGGAATCTATTTTTTCAATGGTTTCAACACTAAGAATCAAAACAGAAATTCCCTTGGTTTTCTTAGTATATTACAATACGGTTTTTTCTTATGGAGTAAAAAAAATTTTAAATAAATGTAAAAAATGTGGAATAGATGGTTTGATTATCCCAGATCTTCCTTTGGAAGAGAGGAAAATATTAAATGAAATGATTAAGGATTATTCTATGGATTTAATAGCCCTAGTTGCTCCAACTTCTCATAGCAGGATAGAATCAATAGTTAAAGAAGGGAGAGGATTTATTTATTGCATTTCTTCCAAAGGAGTTACAGGAACAAGAGAGAATTTTGATGAAGGATTAGAGAATTTTATTAAGGAAGTAAGGAAGTATTCAAAGATTCCTTTAGCTATAGGTTTTGGCATATCTGATGCAGAAAGTCTAAGAAAATTAAAGAGTTTAGCTGATGGATTGATTGTTGGAAGTGCAATTGTTAAAGAAATAGAGAAAGGTATAGAATCAGGAAATAGTGAAAGAAGAGTTTATGAATTTGTGAAAAGCTTAAAAGAAGCAATTGATGAATAG